The genomic DNA TGCGTCCGACGCCGACCGTGACCGCGTGGCGTCCGTGCTGGCCGAAGCCCTCGCCACCGGCCGACTGACCAGCCTCGAACACGCCGACCGGCTGCAGGCGACCTACGACTCCGTGACCGTGGACCAGTTGGCCCCGATCACCGCCGACCTTCCCGACGTCACCGTCACCGGGAACGGGCCCGCCACCGTCCGCCAGGAGGTCAGCGCCGTCTTCAGCAAGGTGGTCCGGGGCGGACGGTGGATCGCCGGACGTCACACCACACTGAACGCCACGTTCGGCGCGTTGATCGTCGACCTGTCCGACGCGGTTCTCCCCGGCCGTGAGATCACCCTTGAGGTCAACTCCTACTGCGGCAAGCTGATCGTCAGGGTGCCCGGGAACGCCCATGTCATCGACGAGGTCGGCGCGCTGTTCGCCAAGAGACACATCTCCGGCGGCCTCGGTGACGAGAGCGGCCCCGTCATCCGGGTCATCGGCCGGGTCACCTTCGGAAAGGTCGTCGTCGCGCGGGAGAGAAGCGACTGGAATCTCCCCGACAAGCCCTGATCGACCCGGATGCCCCACCTACCGCCCGCCCCACCTACGATGCGGACAAACCATCCCGCGCGAGGTGACCGCTTGCCTGACACCGACATTCCCAGCCCCATGCCGGCCTCTCTGCCGATCGCCCTGGACGCGATGGGCGGAGACCACGCCCCCGAGGAGATCGTGGCGGGAGCCGTACAGGCGGTGCGGGAACACGGAATCCCCGTCGTCCTCGTGGGTGAGCCCCGCCCCCTGATGGAGGCGCTCTCCCTGCACGACGCGCTCACCGAAATCCCGATCATCCGGGCCGAGGAGGCCCTGGCCATGGACGAGGGCGCCCTCGCCAGTCTCCGCCGTCCGCGCTCCAGCATCGCCATCGCCTGCCACCTCGTACGGCGCGGCGACGCCTCGGCTGTGGTGTCCGCCGGATCCACCGCCGGGATCGTGGCCACCGGCAAGCTCCGGCTCCGTAGCCAGAACGGAGTGCTCCGGCCCGCGCTCACCGTCGCCCTGCCGACCCGCCCCACCCCCACCGTCCTGCTGGACGCGGGAGCGAACGCCGAGGTGAAACCGGAGATGCTGGTGCAGTTCGCACATCTCGGCGCGGCCTACGCGGAGACCGTCCTGGAGATCGAGGATCCCGGGATCGGCCTGCTGACCATCGGCAGCGAACCCGAGAAGGGCAACAAGCTCGTGAAACGGGCCCACGAACTGCTGTCGGCCGCCCCCGGCCTGAGGTTCGCCGGCAACGTCGAGGGACACGATCTGCTCACCGGGGCCGTGGACGTCATCGTCGCCGACGGCTTCACCGGCAATGTGGCCCTCAAGACCATGGAGGGCAGCGTCCGCT from Streptosporangium sp. NBC_01756 includes the following:
- a CDS encoding DUF1707 SHOCT-like domain-containing protein, which encodes MTPADLPLPSRYAPALRASDADRDRVASVLAEALATGRLTSLEHADRLQATYDSVTVDQLAPITADLPDVTVTGNGPATVRQEVSAVFSKVVRGGRWIAGRHTTLNATFGALIVDLSDAVLPGREITLEVNSYCGKLIVRVPGNAHVIDEVGALFAKRHISGGLGDESGPVIRVIGRVTFGKVVVARERSDWNLPDKP
- the plsX gene encoding phosphate acyltransferase PlsX, whose translation is MPASLPIALDAMGGDHAPEEIVAGAVQAVREHGIPVVLVGEPRPLMEALSLHDALTEIPIIRAEEALAMDEGALASLRRPRSSIAIACHLVRRGDASAVVSAGSTAGIVATGKLRLRSQNGVLRPALTVALPTRPTPTVLLDAGANAEVKPEMLVQFAHLGAAYAETVLEIEDPGIGLLTIGSEPEKGNKLVKRAHELLSAAPGLRFAGNVEGHDLLTGAVDVIVADGFTGNVALKTMEGSVRYAFAELRETINESRAARLGGLLQRKRLRDLSRRLDPEVHGGAVLLGLNGTVVIAHGSSQAKGVSAACVLAARLARQGVVARIGERLGAAHRPHRLW